TTGAGAAGCGGGTGGACAATGTGACACCTGGGATCACCTCGGCCACCAGGGGACTGTCCCCATCTGCCCTGGCAAAGCCTGAATCAGCCACAGTGGAAGACCTTACTTTGGAGCCGACTACTATTTCCCAGGAGGCCCGGAGGACCATGGGGACGTCCCAAGAGCCACCAGCAGCAGTGACTGGATCATCTTCCTCAACTTCCGAGGCTCAGGATGCAGGGCTTACCACCAAGCCTCAGAGCACTGGAAGTTTTGAGGTGGCTGCCGACTCTACCGCCACTTGGCAGAGTTCTGCTGTCTACCAATCTGGATCTAGCCTTTGGGCTGAGGTAAAAGCTACTGAGACCCCCTCTGCTACAGCCCTATCTCCTCAGGTGTCCACCACTTCACATTCAACCCCAGAGGAGAATGTTGGGTCTGAAGGCCAGCCCCCATGGGTCCAGGAACAGGACCCCAGTCCAGAGAAGTCTCTAGGGTCTGAGGAGATAAACCCAGTTCATACTGATATCTTCCAGGACAGGGGGCCTGGCAATACAATCCACCCCTCAGTGGCCCCCATCTCCTCTGAAGAGACCCCCAGCCCAGAGCTGGTGGCCTCAGGCAGCCAGGCTCCTAAGGTAGAGGAGGCCATTCATGTCACTGCAGATCCCCAGAAACTGAGTGTTCTTATCACTCCTGTCCCCGACACCCAGGCAGCCACCCGGAGGCAGGCAGTGGGGCTACTGGCCTTTCTTGGTCTACTCTTCTGTCTGGGGGTGGCCATGTTTGCTTACCAGAGCCTCCAGGGCTGTCCCCGCAAAATGGCAGGGGAGATGGTAGAAGGTCTCCGCTATGTCCCCCGTAGCTGTGGCAGTAACTCATACGTCCTGGTGCCAGTGtgagctgcctgcctgcctgcctgcctgtgtccaGAGTATGATTCAGACAGCTGTCTGGGGACCCCCCATCATACCCACCTTCATCCACACTGGGAAAATGGGAATGGAGAAGCTGGATCCTTCAGGGGCCATGtgctccacccccccacccccccaaggtGTGGCCCTGGAGGCCACCCTAGACCATTATTCACTTATCAGAGACAGAGCAGGTGACCTTCCAGCTCCCCTATATTTGAAAGAATCCTCTGCTGCTGGCTGGTTAGAGGGGCCCTTTGACATCCCAACTGGAGTGAACAATTATTTATTGGATCCCAGCCCCTACGACACCTGCTTCCTGTGTGCACCGTGGTCCACCCATATCACAAGCAGCAGGCCAGGTCTATCTGCCTGTCCCCTGACCTCCCTGTGTCTCCTGGCTTTGCTGCAGTCACcagcccttcctcctcctccccggtCAGCTGCGGTGCTATCTGCCCTATGTCTCCCTAATCCCCTGTACAGAGCACCACCATCAACACCAACACTGCGTCGTGTCTTTTCTTGCATGAGGTTAATGCTGTGTTTTCTGGAGCTCT
Above is a window of Arvicanthis niloticus isolate mArvNil1 chromosome 18, mArvNil1.pat.X, whole genome shotgun sequence DNA encoding:
- the Cx3cl1 gene encoding fractalkine isoform X1 produces the protein MAPSPLAWLLHLAAFFHLSPLLAGQHLGMTKCNITCNKMTSQIPVTLLIHYQPNQESCGKRAIVLETKQHRHFCADPKEKWVQDAMKHLDHQAAALTKNGGKFEKRVDNVTPGITSATRGLSPSALAKPESATVEDLTLEPTTISQEARRTMGTSQEPPAAVTGSSSSTSEAQDAGLTTKPQSTGSFEVAADSTATWQSSAVYQSGSSLWAEVKATETPSATALSPQVSTTSHSTPEENVGSEGQPPWVQEQDPSPEKSLGSEEINPVHTDIFQDRGPGNTIHPSVAPISSEETPSPELVASGSQAPKVEEAIHVTADPQKLSVLITPVPDTQAATRRQAVGLLAFLGLLFCLGVAMFAYQSLQGCPRKMAGEMVEGLRYVPRSCGSNSYVLVPV
- the Cx3cl1 gene encoding fractalkine isoform X2 — its product is MAPSPLAWLLHLAAFFHLSPLLAGEWVRTLPGEEREGQHLGMTKCNITCNKMTSQIPVTLLIHYQPNQESCGKRAIVLETKQHRHFCADPKEKWVQDAMKHLDHQAAALTKNGGKFEKRVDNVTPGITSATRGLSPSALAKPESATVEDLTLEPTTISQEARRTMGTSQEPPAAVTGSSSSTSEAQDAGLTTKPQSTGSFEVAADSTATWQSSAVYQSGSSLWAEVKATETPSATALSPQVSTTSHSTPEENVGSEGQPPWVQEQDPSPEKSLGSEEINPVHTDIFQDRGPGNTIHPSVAPISSEETPSPELVASGSQAPKVEEAIHVTADPQKLSVLITPVPDTQAATRRQAVGLLAFLGLLFCLGVAMFAYQSLQGCPRKMAGEMVEGLRYVPRSCGSNSYVLVPV